In Candidatus Pantoea floridensis, the genomic window GCCATTTGTCAGCCGACCTTTCAGCCTGGGTCATGCCAGAAACAAAGCCACCCACTTTCGCTATCAGGTCAATCGTTAACGTACCGAGCGATCTCGCTGCCATATTGACCCCGTAAAAACAACTCAGTGTTCGATTAGAATGAGGATGTGAATTAGTGCCATGTATTCATGGCCTCTTTGAGAGAAATCGGCTGATCAGATTCTTGTTCCGGTTCCGGCTCATCAAAATGTTGGGTGAAATCAGTAGGCGTGAAGGCGGGATGTTTCGGATCACGATTGGTGTTTGCGATCACACTGGAAATGACTCCACTCGCCCA contains:
- a CDS encoding phage tail assembly protein T, translated to MLNGIGGKTIAEAKERLSIIEYKKWTLYRNKYGSLNPGLRTEWASGVISSVIANTNRDPKHPAFTPTDFTQHFDEPEPEQESDQPISLKEAMNTWH